One genomic region from Xenopus laevis strain J_2021 chromosome 2L, Xenopus_laevis_v10.1, whole genome shotgun sequence encodes:
- the tsr1.L gene encoding pre-rRNA-processing protein TSR1 homolog (The RefSeq protein has 4 substitutions, 1 non-frameshifting indel compared to this genomic sequence) — MAAGEQQAAHRPGAYKQQNKPHKSGRHRGRGAQDRENKGRVAAKILGKKNKKDLRKLDRRHKANQIRRQRKDAVLAEKRSLGTKDGPPHLVIAISLHARAVKDDLFSLVQNNEGDILHVNDQIKGLLALVCPKVKQRWCFIQANRDDLCSLLDLAKVADTLLFLLDPQEGWDSYGDYCLSCLFAQGLPSYVLAVQGMNYIPIKKRADIKKQLSKVIENRFTDAKLFQLDTEQEAAVLIRQISTQKQRHLAFRSRRSYMLAQRADFQPTDESGLVGTLKLSGYVRGQELNVNRLVHIVGHGDFHMSQIDAPPDPYPLNPRVHKPKTKSGQDMEMSDEPATGSEMEQDIKVLMKADPSAQESLQCEVVPDPMEGEQTWPTEEELKEAEDALKGTSKVVKKVPKGTSAYQAAWILDDEGDGEEESDDDDDEDMEEDAEDAMDDAYSEEEDGSGNEEAEESETLTIPDSTRDDKYDENVDEQEEEQMLEKYKLQRQDEVFPDEVDTPRDQIARIRFQKYRGLKSFRTSPWDVKENLPRDYARIFQFHDFFRTRKRVFKEEEEKDEGAMVGWYVTVHISAVPVSVMEHFKHGLPLVLCSLLPHEQKMSVMNMLVRRHPGNNEPIKAKEELIFHCGFRRFRASPLFSQHSSADKHKSERFLRSDTSVVVTVYAPITFPPASVLVFKQRYNGMQDLVATGSLLNVNPDRIVIKRIVLSGHPFKIMKRTAVVRYMFFNREDVLWFKPVELRTKWGRRGHIKEPLGTHGHMKCHFDGQLKSQDTVLMNLYKRVYPKWTFDPYVPRPVTWVKNENTVDITEVEMD; from the exons ATGGCGGCCGGTGAGCAGCAGGCAGCCCACAGGCCAGGGGCCTACAAACAGCAGAATAAGCCACACAAAAGCGGTAGGCACCGCGGTCGTGGAGCGCAGGACAGAGAAAATAAAG GTCGTGTTGCAGCAAAAATTCtcggtaaaaaaaacaaaaaagatctgAGGAAACTGGACAGGCGACACAAAGCCAATCAGATTCGGAGACAGCGGAAAGATGCC gTTCTTGCTGAGAAACGAAGTCTGGGCACTAAAGATGGTCCACCGCATCTGGTGATAGCAATTTCACTTCATGCCCGAGCAGTTAAAGACGACTTATTCAGCTTGGTGCAGAATAATGAAGGGGACATACTGCATGTAAATGACCAGATCAAGGGTTTGCTGGCCCTGGTCTGCCCAAAAGTCAAGCAAAGGTGGTGTTTCATTCAGGCTAACAGAG ATGACCTCTGCTCTCTTCTGGATTTGGCAAAGGTTGCTGACACTTTGTTGTTTCTACTGGATCCTCAAGAAGGTTGGGATAGTTATGGGGATTACTGCCTCTCTTGCCTCTTTGCCCAGGGCCTTCCAAGTTATG TGCTTGCAGTTCAGGGCATGAATAATATTCCAATAAAGAAAAGGGCTGATATCAAGAAACAGCTGAGTAAAGTCATTGAAAACAGGTTTACTGATGCCAAGTTGTTTCAACTGGATACAGAACAGGAGGCTGCTGTGCTGATAAGACAAATTTCCACCCAGAAACAGAGACACTTGGCATTCCGCAGTAGGCGATCTTACATGCTGGCGCAGAGAGCAGACTTCCAGCCAACCAATGAGAGCGGTCTTGTGGGCACCCTCAAGCTCTCTGGTTATGTGCGAGGACAAGAACTGAATGTAAACAGACTGGTTCACATTGTGGGACATGGAGACTTTCACATGAGCCAGATCGATGCACCACCTGACCCATACCCGCTAAATCCAAGAGTTCACAAGCCTAAGACAAAGAGTGGGCAGGATATGGAGATGTCG GATGAACCTGCAACTGGCTCGGAAATGGAGCAAGATATAAAAGTCCTAATGAGGGCAGATCCTTCTGTACAAGAGTCATTGCAGTGTGAGGTAGTTCCAGACCCTATGGAAGGAGAGCAGACATGGCCAACTGAGGAGGAGCTGAAGGAAGCGGAAG ATGCCTTAAAGGGAACATCAAAGGTTGTGAAGAAAGTTCCAAAAGGAACATCTGCTTATCAGGCAGCTTGGATCTTGGATGATGAAGGTGATGGAGAAGAAgaaagtgatgatgatgatgatgatgatgatgatgatgatgatgaggacaTGGAAGAAGACGCTGAAGATGCAATGGATGATGCATATTCTGAG GAGGAAGATGGAAGTGGAAATGAAGAGGCAGAAGAAAGTGAGACCCTAACTATTCCTGATAGTACAAGGGATGACAAATATGATGAGAATGTTGACGAGCAAGAGGAGGAGCAGATGCTGGAGAAGTACAAATTGCAACGACAAGATGAGGTGTTCCCTGATGAGGTGGACACGCCACGGGACCAGATAGCCAGGATCAG GTTTCAAAAATACCGTGGCCTAAAGAGCTTTCGCACATCACCATGGGATGTGAAAGAGAACCTTCCGAGGGATTATGCCCGCATCTTTCAGTTTCATGACTTCTTTAGAACCAGGAAACGTGTCTTCAAGGAAGAGGAAGAGAAGGACGAGGGTGCCATG GTTGGTTGGTATGTTACAGTTCACATCAGTGCAGTTCCTGTGTCTGTTATGGAGCATTTCAAACATGGGCTGCCTCTTGTCCTTTGTTCTCTTCTTCCCCATGAACAGAAG atgtctgtaatgaatatgctCGTTAGGAGACATCCTGGAAATAATGAGCCAATCAAAGCCAAAGAGGAACTTATATTCCATTGTGGATTTAGGCGTTTCCGTGCATCCCCTCTCTTTTCTCAGCACTCATCAG CTGATAAACACAAATCCGAACGCTTCCTGCGCTCCGACACATCTGTGGTTGTCACGGTGTATGCACCCATTACTTTCCCACCAGCGTCCGTGCTCGTGTttaagcaaagatacaatg GAATGCAGGATCTGGTGGCCACTGGTTCGCTGCTGAACGTCAATCCAGATAGAATTGTCATCAAGAGGATTGTTCTAAGTGGTCAcccatttaaaataatgaaacgTACAGCTGTGGTGCGCTACATGTTCTTTAATAGAG AGGATGTGCTGTGGTTTAAGCCAGTGGAACTTCGTACAAAGTGGGGGCGCAGGGGACATATTAAAGAACCCCTTG GAACCCATGGACACATGAAGTGCCATTTTGATGGGCAGCTGAAATCGCAGGACACAGTCTTAATGAACCTGTATAAGCGTGTGTATCCTAAATGGACCTTTGACCCATATGTGCCTCGACCTGTCACTTGGGTTAAGAATGAGAACACCGTTGACATTACAGAGGTGGAAATGGACTAA